A stretch of the Vulcanisaeta souniana JCM 11219 genome encodes the following:
- the tpiA gene encoding triose-phosphate isomerase gives MKIPILIINMKVYPEVLGRRALELAKVTEAVSRELGMSIAVAPPTTELRLVAENVEIPVYAQGADPVEPGARTGHVPLEFIKETGASGVILNHSENRLLLNDLGWLVNRAKNLGLETLVCAPDPYTSAAAAALEPTAVAVEPPELIGTGKAVSREKPDVIVKTVELVKRVNPSIPVITGAGIESYEDVKRAVELGTQGVLVASAIVKARDWRQKIMELAKALH, from the coding sequence ATGAAGATACCAATACTTATCATAAACATGAAGGTATACCCGGAGGTGCTTGGTAGGAGGGCCCTTGAGCTTGCTAAGGTTACTGAAGCAGTTTCCAGGGAGTTGGGCATGTCCATTGCCGTTGCTCCGCCGACTACTGAGCTTAGACTTGTGGCTGAGAACGTGGAGATACCCGTGTATGCTCAGGGCGCTGATCCAGTCGAGCCTGGGGCTAGGACGGGGCATGTACCGCTTGAGTTCATTAAGGAGACTGGAGCATCGGGAGTAATACTTAATCATAGCGAGAATAGGCTCCTCCTAAATGACCTTGGTTGGCTCGTTAACAGGGCGAAGAACCTCGGCCTAGAGACTCTCGTGTGTGCGCCGGACCCATACACGAGCGCGGCTGCCGCTGCCCTTGAGCCAACGGCAGTAGCAGTTGAGCCACCTGAGCTTATTGGCACTGGTAAGGCCGTAAGTAGGGAGAAGCCTGACGTCATTGTGAAAACCGTGGAACTCGTTAAAAGAGTTAACCCAAGTATTCCAGTCATCACGGGAGCTGGTATTGAGAGCTATGAGGATGTTAAAAGGGCCGTTGAACTTGGGACACAGGGAGTCCTGGTGGCTAGTGCCATTGTTAAGGCGAGGGATTGGAGACAGAAGATTATGGAGTTAGCCAAAGCATTACATTAA
- a CDS encoding NAD(P)-dependent oxidoreductase: MTKVKVGVAGLGVMGWRIAKNLRDAGLLIGIYNRTFDKALRFGREFGVEAFKTPSELARASDVIITMLSDDEAVKSVIVGNDGVLNGLRTGSLVIDMSTISPSTSIELANMVRSRGGDMVDAPVIGTSVAVERREIVVLVGGSEEAFNRAREVLQYTAKTIVHIGPNGYGLYAKLINNALLGSYVIALAETVQLGKSFGLSDSVILDLLTKLSSARSPTSELKVPKMLSGDYSVQFALKHMRKDLDIVNREVSMRGVPIPMTSLALQLYRMAERMGLSEEDFAAILKILIKQQ, from the coding sequence ATGACTAAAGTTAAGGTCGGAGTGGCTGGTCTCGGTGTCATGGGTTGGAGAATAGCCAAGAACCTAAGGGATGCTGGTCTATTAATTGGTATTTACAATAGGACGTTTGATAAGGCCCTGAGGTTTGGTAGGGAGTTTGGTGTTGAGGCATTTAAGACACCGAGTGAGCTTGCCAGGGCTTCCGACGTAATAATCACAATGCTCAGTGATGATGAGGCTGTTAAAAGCGTTATCGTGGGTAATGATGGAGTATTGAATGGCTTGAGGACGGGTTCACTTGTTATTGATATGTCGACAATATCGCCGAGCACCTCAATAGAGCTTGCTAACATGGTTAGGTCCAGGGGTGGTGACATGGTTGATGCCCCAGTAATTGGTACCTCCGTGGCCGTTGAGAGGAGGGAAATAGTGGTGCTTGTTGGCGGTTCTGAGGAGGCGTTTAATAGGGCTAGGGAGGTTTTGCAGTATACGGCCAAGACCATTGTCCACATTGGGCCGAATGGTTATGGGCTTTATGCAAAGTTGATAAATAACGCATTGCTTGGTTCCTACGTGATCGCACTGGCTGAGACTGTCCAGTTGGGCAAGTCCTTTGGCTTAAGTGACTCGGTTATTTTAGATTTATTGACAAAACTATCGAGCGCCAGGTCACCGACCTCTGAGTTAAAGGTCCCCAAGATGCTTAGTGGGGATTACTCGGTTCAGTTCGCCCTTAAGCACATGCGTAAGGACCTGGACATAGTTAATAGGGAGGTCTCAATGCGCGGTGTCCCAATACCAATGACGTCCCTAGCCCTTCAGCTCTATAGGATGGCTGAGAGGATGGGTCTTTCCGAGGAGGACTTCGCCGCCATACTGAAGATATTGATTAAACAGCAATAA
- a CDS encoding TIM barrel protein: MARVYLGPAGIPIGAKERKRSAGTIDGIRYVREAGLNAMEVEFVQGVRMTREAAMDAGEVARELGVRLSVHAPYFINLCSEEKEKVEASLSRLQESLDRGEAMGATVVVFHPAYYGKLGPEGCYNAVKDGVLKIVDWMKENGIKGVKLGLEVMARKNQFGNLEETFRLVKDIKHPQVVAVIDWGHVFARNGGSIDYRAVLNMWHEYFDDQPMHTHFTCVKFKRGEWVDEHEPIDTNNPPFEPLAKELASEDIEITIINESPLLERDALKMKEVLLRYNNVLVELQ; this comes from the coding sequence ATGGCTAGGGTTTACCTTGGACCTGCCGGAATCCCCATAGGCGCCAAGGAGAGGAAGAGGAGTGCTGGTACAATAGACGGCATTAGGTACGTTAGGGAGGCTGGGCTGAACGCCATGGAGGTTGAGTTTGTACAGGGTGTTAGGATGACGAGGGAGGCTGCGATGGATGCCGGTGAAGTCGCCAGGGAACTTGGCGTTAGGCTGTCCGTGCACGCGCCGTACTTCATAAACCTATGTAGCGAGGAGAAGGAGAAGGTTGAAGCCAGCTTATCAAGGCTTCAGGAGTCCCTTGATAGGGGTGAGGCAATGGGCGCTACGGTGGTTGTCTTCCACCCGGCGTACTACGGCAAACTCGGCCCTGAGGGTTGCTATAATGCCGTTAAGGATGGCGTTCTCAAGATCGTTGATTGGATGAAGGAAAATGGCATTAAGGGCGTGAAGCTTGGTCTTGAGGTCATGGCCAGGAAGAACCAGTTCGGTAATTTAGAGGAGACCTTTAGGCTTGTTAAGGATATTAAGCACCCGCAGGTTGTTGCCGTCATTGATTGGGGGCATGTATTCGCCAGGAATGGTGGTTCCATTGATTACAGGGCTGTGCTTAACATGTGGCATGAGTACTTCGATGATCAACCGATGCATACCCACTTCACATGCGTTAAGTTCAAGAGGGGTGAGTGGGTTGATGAGCACGAACCCATAGACACGAATAACCCACCCTTTGAACCTCTGGCGAAGGAGTTGGCTAGTGAGGATATTGAGATAACGATAATAAACGAGTCCCCGCTCCTGGAGAGGGATGCTCTCAAGATGAAGGAGGTACTACTTAGGTATAATAATGTGCTCGTGGAACTCCAATAA
- a CDS encoding glycosyltransferase — MMLSVLVIIGALVIVVSILSSLLSLYFEIKYWRDRKRISKLINNNDGDHPWVAVVMPVRGLDQNLRGNIASILDQEYPGRRNYIFVLDSEDDPAYGVIKDLIKEFSVNASVLINRGGRSKGEALAFALGNITGDVVVFVDSDVFVHRHWLRNLVMPLINGSGAATTYRFYAPLKEFSLGVLLRASFNMIGITAMQNPMARFTWGGSTAVWRWILDKWGVRDYLPYYLSDDYVITHFVHKEGLNIDFVPESLALTLEDINIREAFSWAVRQLWYVRVYGFRGFLLYAGSYTLYVITLPIAMALSIINSWFIVPGLLPFIIGAVKDYVRISSIRSLDPFYGMNITRRYSILLALVSILNVYFSWLAIIKTVVTKSINWRGRVFTVFDANRLMMAKPLG, encoded by the coding sequence ATGATGTTATCAGTATTAGTAATTATTGGTGCATTGGTAATTGTTGTGTCCATATTGTCATCATTATTATCTCTCTATTTCGAGATTAAGTATTGGAGGGATAGGAAGAGAATTAGTAAATTAATTAATAATAATGATGGTGATCATCCCTGGGTAGCCGTGGTAATGCCTGTGAGGGGTTTAGACCAAAACCTTAGGGGTAATATTGCCAGTATTTTGGATCAGGAATACCCAGGCCGTAGGAACTACATCTTCGTACTTGATAGTGAGGATGACCCGGCATACGGCGTTATTAAGGATCTTATTAAGGAGTTTAGTGTAAATGCCTCGGTATTGATTAATAGGGGTGGGCGTAGCAAGGGTGAAGCATTAGCCTTTGCCCTGGGTAATATAACTGGTGATGTTGTCGTCTTTGTTGATAGCGATGTCTTCGTCCATAGGCATTGGCTTAGGAACTTAGTGATGCCACTGATTAATGGTTCAGGCGCAGCCACAACGTATAGGTTCTATGCACCGCTTAAGGAATTTAGTCTTGGGGTATTGTTAAGGGCCAGCTTTAATATGATTGGTATTACGGCCATGCAGAATCCAATGGCTAGGTTCACTTGGGGCGGTTCTACGGCTGTTTGGAGGTGGATCCTCGATAAGTGGGGTGTTCGTGATTATCTACCGTATTACTTGAGCGATGACTATGTGATCACGCATTTTGTGCATAAGGAGGGTCTTAATATCGACTTTGTTCCTGAGTCCCTTGCCCTAACACTTGAGGACATAAATATTAGGGAGGCCTTCTCCTGGGCCGTTAGGCAGTTATGGTATGTTAGAGTTTATGGATTTAGGGGCTTTCTACTGTATGCGGGGTCTTACACGTTGTATGTGATCACGTTACCCATTGCCATGGCCCTATCGATCATTAATTCATGGTTCATAGTACCTGGACTTTTACCATTTATTATTGGTGCGGTTAAGGATTACGTGAGGATAAGTAGTATTAGGTCACTTGATCCGTTCTATGGAATGAATATAACAAGGAGGTACTCAATACTGCTTGCACTTGTCTCAATACTTAATGTCTACTTCTCCTGGCTTGCAATAATTAAGACAGTCGTCACTAAGAGCATTAATTGGAGGGGGCGCGTGTTCACGGTATTTGATGCCAATAGGTTAATGATGGCTAAGCCGCTCGGGTGA
- a CDS encoding AAA family ATPase — protein sequence MGEDYFGRIRSVYTRLNSLFFKYENEVLGALMATLSRENYLLVGPPGTAKTTLVYALSKLLNAKWFYRQLTRFTDLEEILGPINIAKLLDGKVERIYANSIIESEFALLDEIFNASSAILNTLLSILNERVVYDGEKVVPVKTWTVFGASNRIPDEEELQALYDRFPLRVFTEWVSPDDTEPLIIKGWELRMDLERMEPLATMDDVQAVNKIITQYVYEHIKDISKVISPMVANYVEHIPISNRTRVKVPMYVATYLMLHGIDIGNTELSPSLLMVGTIKVLRYLVSNKDQLNEYYSFATVHMPEDLLRLSELLSEAKALINNEVYDEARQRLRDARELLDQVRGKWDATMVKLYSNELSELEELLKRLEDALAGNRR from the coding sequence GTGGGCGAAGATTACTTTGGTAGGATTAGGAGCGTTTATACGAGGTTGAATAGTCTATTCTTCAAGTATGAGAATGAAGTGCTCGGGGCATTAATGGCAACCTTATCAAGGGAGAACTACCTGCTCGTCGGTCCGCCAGGCACTGCAAAGACAACGCTGGTGTACGCATTGTCTAAGTTATTGAACGCCAAGTGGTTCTATAGGCAGTTGACGAGGTTCACGGATCTTGAGGAGATCCTTGGTCCGATAAATATAGCGAAGCTTCTTGACGGTAAAGTGGAGAGGATATACGCAAACTCAATTATAGAGAGCGAATTCGCGCTACTCGATGAAATATTTAACGCCTCAAGTGCAATACTGAACACGCTACTTTCAATACTCAATGAGAGGGTTGTCTATGACGGTGAGAAGGTAGTCCCGGTAAAGACCTGGACAGTCTTTGGTGCAAGCAATAGGATTCCGGATGAGGAGGAGTTGCAGGCGCTCTATGATAGGTTCCCACTGAGGGTCTTCACGGAGTGGGTTAGTCCTGACGATACCGAGCCATTGATAATAAAGGGTTGGGAGTTGAGGATGGATCTGGAGAGGATGGAGCCCTTGGCAACCATGGATGATGTTCAAGCTGTTAATAAGATAATAACGCAATATGTCTATGAGCATATAAAGGACATATCCAAGGTCATAAGCCCCATGGTTGCCAATTACGTGGAGCACATACCGATTAGTAACAGGACGAGGGTTAAGGTACCCATGTACGTAGCTACTTACCTAATGTTGCATGGCATAGACATTGGTAATACGGAACTAAGCCCGTCGTTGCTGATGGTCGGCACCATAAAGGTCCTCAGATACCTAGTGAGTAACAAGGATCAGTTAAATGAGTATTATTCCTTCGCCACAGTCCACATGCCTGAGGACCTACTAAGACTCAGTGAGTTGCTCAGTGAGGCTAAGGCGTTAATAAATAATGAGGTCTATGACGAGGCAAGACAGAGACTCAGGGATGCAAGGGAATTATTAGATCAAGTAAGGGGTAAGTGGGATGCAACAATGGTTAAGCTTTACTCCAATGAACTAAGTGAACTAGAGGAGCTGCTGAAGAGACTAGAGGATGCCTTAGCCGGAAATAGACGATGA
- the acnA gene encoding aconitate hydratase AcnA: MMDVGNVKVHYYSLRALEREGFDIARFPYTIKVFIENLLRNYDGQAVTREDIENLLHWNPKNPGTKEVPIKVARVLMQDYTGVPALVDLAVMREIVAKYGIDPKVINPQVPTDLIIDHSVQADYWGRPDAVKLNIKLEVERNAERYEFLKWAQGAFRNFRVFPPGTGIIHQVHLEHIARVVMTEDLGANERLAYFDTVVGMDSHTTMINGLGVVGWGVGGVEAEAALLGQPIAVLPPQVVGVNLYGKPRPGVTATDIVLYITETLRKYNVVDKFVEFFGEGVKELPVPDRATIANMAPEYGATTGLFPVDDQTLTYLRLTGRDEWLISLVEKYFMEQGVFGTSRENDIEYSQVISIDLSAIEPNLAGPSLPWQRRSLSDVPKSLEPIIEDRNKKKNTSGRRRAVVEIDGKKVELEDGFVAIAAITSCTNTSNPYLLMAAGLIAKKAVELGISPPPYVKTVLAPGSRVVDEYLSKAGLLQYLEKIGFYVTGFGCMVCIGNTGPLPEPVLSAIRNNDLIAAAVLSGNRNFENRVHPDVRANYLASPPMVVVYALAGTVNKDLSKDPVTYTNNGKPVYLRDLWPSDDEVRGYVERYVTPGEFVEKYTKIGDLVPDEWNTLKAPSGDLYQWNPRNTYIRRPPFFDDFEPNKLVEVRDIIGARALLILGDSITTDHISPASSIPADSPAGKYLLSLGVKPSDFNTFGTRRGNWEVMVRGAFWNKGVRNRMGGKVIEGGYTIHWPDGQLMTVFDAAMKYKEENVPLIILAGQTYGAGSSRDWAAKGPKLLGIKAVIAKSFERIHRSNLVEMGILPLQFMEGEDADKLGITGDETFDIIGLSQGLKPRQTVDLVIHKPDGRVIKTKLLVRLDTPMEVQYFLNGGILQYVLRQIIKRHHQGEAQS, from the coding sequence ATGATGGATGTTGGTAACGTTAAGGTCCATTACTACTCACTAAGGGCGCTTGAGAGGGAGGGATTTGATATTGCCAGGTTCCCATATACAATAAAGGTCTTCATAGAGAACCTACTTAGGAATTACGATGGGCAAGCCGTTACCAGGGAGGATATCGAGAACCTACTGCACTGGAACCCGAAGAACCCAGGCACTAAGGAGGTCCCGATAAAGGTTGCCAGGGTCTTAATGCAGGACTACACGGGAGTACCTGCCTTAGTCGACTTGGCCGTGATGAGGGAGATAGTGGCTAAGTACGGCATCGACCCAAAGGTAATTAATCCCCAGGTGCCGACGGACTTAATAATAGACCACAGTGTACAGGCCGATTACTGGGGTAGGCCTGACGCTGTTAAGTTAAACATTAAGCTTGAGGTTGAGAGGAATGCTGAAAGGTATGAATTCCTTAAGTGGGCCCAGGGTGCTTTCAGGAACTTCAGGGTTTTCCCGCCAGGCACTGGCATAATACATCAGGTGCACCTCGAGCACATTGCCAGAGTAGTGATGACAGAGGACCTAGGCGCTAACGAGAGACTTGCCTATTTCGATACCGTGGTCGGCATGGACTCGCACACCACGATGATTAATGGACTTGGCGTTGTTGGTTGGGGTGTTGGTGGCGTTGAGGCTGAGGCGGCGCTCCTTGGTCAGCCAATAGCTGTTCTTCCACCACAGGTTGTTGGCGTTAATCTATATGGTAAACCAAGACCTGGTGTCACTGCCACGGATATAGTGCTGTACATAACTGAGACGCTTAGGAAGTACAACGTGGTTGATAAGTTCGTTGAATTCTTTGGTGAGGGTGTTAAGGAGTTACCAGTTCCTGATAGGGCTACCATAGCCAACATGGCCCCCGAGTATGGCGCGACCACGGGTCTGTTCCCGGTTGATGACCAGACATTAACGTACTTAAGACTCACTGGAAGAGACGAGTGGTTAATATCACTGGTGGAGAAGTACTTCATGGAGCAGGGCGTATTTGGCACATCAAGGGAGAACGACATTGAGTACAGCCAAGTAATTAGCATTGATTTGTCAGCGATAGAACCTAATTTGGCTGGTCCATCACTACCATGGCAAAGGAGGTCGTTGAGTGATGTACCTAAGAGCCTTGAACCCATTATTGAGGACAGGAACAAGAAGAAGAACACCAGTGGTAGGAGGAGGGCTGTCGTAGAGATTGACGGGAAGAAGGTAGAGCTTGAGGATGGATTTGTGGCCATAGCCGCAATAACAAGCTGCACAAACACGAGTAACCCATACTTATTAATGGCCGCTGGCTTAATTGCCAAGAAGGCCGTGGAGCTCGGTATTTCACCTCCACCGTATGTGAAGACCGTGCTTGCCCCAGGCTCGAGAGTAGTCGATGAATACCTAAGTAAAGCCGGCCTGCTTCAGTACTTGGAGAAAATTGGGTTCTACGTGACTGGCTTTGGATGCATGGTGTGCATTGGTAACACTGGTCCTTTACCTGAACCAGTACTAAGCGCCATTAGGAACAATGATCTGATAGCTGCTGCTGTGCTCTCGGGCAATAGAAACTTCGAAAACAGGGTGCACCCAGATGTTAGGGCTAATTATCTGGCGTCACCACCAATGGTGGTAGTCTATGCCCTTGCCGGCACAGTCAATAAGGACTTATCAAAGGACCCAGTGACATATACGAACAATGGCAAGCCAGTATACTTAAGGGACCTGTGGCCTAGTGATGATGAAGTCAGGGGCTATGTGGAGAGGTACGTGACTCCAGGTGAGTTTGTGGAGAAGTATACAAAGATCGGTGACCTAGTACCTGATGAGTGGAATACATTAAAGGCACCGAGTGGTGACCTATATCAATGGAATCCAAGGAACACCTACATAAGGAGGCCACCGTTCTTTGATGATTTCGAGCCAAATAAACTCGTTGAGGTTAGGGATATAATTGGCGCAAGGGCATTGTTGATACTTGGTGATAGCATAACCACGGATCACATATCGCCAGCGAGCTCAATACCAGCGGACTCACCGGCTGGTAAATACCTATTGTCACTTGGGGTAAAGCCCAGTGATTTCAACACGTTCGGCACCAGGAGGGGTAACTGGGAGGTAATGGTAAGGGGCGCATTCTGGAACAAAGGTGTTAGGAACAGGATGGGTGGTAAGGTGATTGAGGGTGGTTACACAATTCACTGGCCTGATGGGCAGTTAATGACTGTGTTCGACGCAGCCATGAAGTATAAGGAGGAGAATGTACCACTAATAATACTTGCTGGTCAGACTTATGGAGCCGGTAGCTCAAGGGACTGGGCTGCGAAGGGTCCGAAGCTCCTGGGCATAAAGGCTGTCATTGCGAAGAGCTTCGAGAGGATACACAGGAGTAACCTGGTTGAGATGGGCATACTACCGCTTCAGTTCATGGAAGGTGAGGACGCAGATAAGCTCGGTATAACGGGTGATGAGACCTTTGACATAATAGGGCTATCCCAGGGATTAAAGCCTAGGCAGACCGTGGACCTTGTTATCCATAAGCCTGATGGTAGGGTTATTAAGACGAAGCTCCTCGTGAGACTTGATACACCGATGGAGGTTCAGTACTTCCTTAATGGAGGCATACTACAGTACGTGCTTAGGCAAATAATTAAGAGGCATCACCAGGGAGAAGCACAGTCATAA